From the genome of Azospira restricta, one region includes:
- a CDS encoding zf-TFIIB domain-containing protein gives MDCPHQPQPLVAGEHHGHAYAGCDACGGRFIGKGLLHDALGHARDGALRRERLEALPASAVRCPADGQTMHAAVHEGIEIDVCPQCDGVWLDAGEFEAITQRRKARQRRKDDDEPPEDDDSSDGELIEGVVEFVGEALGAIFDVF, from the coding sequence ATGGACTGCCCGCACCAGCCGCAGCCGCTCGTCGCCGGGGAGCACCACGGACACGCCTACGCCGGCTGCGACGCCTGCGGCGGCCGCTTCATCGGCAAAGGCTTGCTGCACGACGCGCTCGGCCACGCGCGCGACGGCGCGCTGCGCCGCGAACGGCTGGAAGCGCTGCCGGCGAGCGCGGTGCGCTGCCCGGCCGACGGGCAGACGATGCACGCGGCGGTCCACGAAGGCATCGAGATCGACGTCTGCCCGCAATGCGACGGCGTCTGGCTCGACGCCGGCGAGTTCGAGGCGATCACGCAGCGGCGCAAGGCGCGGCAACGGCGCAAGGACGACGACGAGCCGCCGGAGGACGACGATTCGTCCGACGGCGAGCTGATCGAGGGCGTCGTCGAATTCGTCGGCGAAGCG
- a CDS encoding class II aldolase/adducin family protein, with translation MNDQVRSVRELVTDAEWQLRVDLAACYRLVALFGWDDLIFTHISARIPGPEHHFLINPYGLMFDEITASSLVKVDLHGNKLMDSPHDINPAGFTIHSAIHAAREDAQCVLHVHSANGVAVSAQEAGVQPLSQHSIFVLASLAYHDYEGVALVDDEKPRLVRDLADKRFLMLRNHGLLTVGRSVAEAFVAMYFFETTCLIQVRAMSGGAPLRRIGPAIVDGATGQWEQVTRGAGGGLAWPALRRKLDRLAPGYRD, from the coding sequence ATGAACGATCAAGTACGCAGCGTCCGCGAACTCGTCACCGACGCCGAATGGCAGCTGCGCGTCGACCTCGCGGCGTGCTACCGCCTGGTCGCGCTGTTCGGCTGGGACGACCTCATCTTCACCCACATCTCGGCGCGGATTCCCGGGCCGGAACACCACTTCCTGATCAACCCCTACGGGCTGATGTTCGACGAGATCACCGCCTCCAGCCTGGTCAAGGTCGACCTGCACGGCAACAAGCTGATGGACTCGCCGCACGACATCAACCCGGCCGGCTTCACGATCCACAGCGCAATCCACGCCGCGCGCGAGGACGCGCAGTGCGTGCTGCACGTGCACAGCGCGAACGGCGTCGCCGTCTCGGCGCAGGAGGCCGGCGTGCAGCCGCTGTCGCAGCACTCGATCTTCGTCCTCGCCTCGCTCGCCTACCACGACTACGAGGGCGTCGCGCTGGTCGACGACGAGAAGCCGCGGCTGGTGCGCGACCTCGCCGACAAGCGCTTCCTGATGCTGCGCAACCACGGCCTGCTGACCGTCGGCCGCTCGGTCGCCGAGGCCTTCGTCGCGATGTACTTCTTCGAGACGACGTGCCTGATCCAGGTGCGCGCGATGAGCGGCGGCGCGCCGCTGCGGCGCATCGGCCCGGCCATCGTCGACGGCGCGACCGGACAGTGGGAGCAGGTCACCCGCGGCGCCGGCGGCGGCCTCGCCTGGCCGGCGCTGCGACGCAAGCTCGATCGCCTGGCCCCGGGCTACCGCGACTGA
- a CDS encoding TetR/AcrR family transcriptional regulator, with product MEIDFAGAAGSRERMIEAAIALMRGSGLSGAGINEVVRASGAPKGSVYHFFPQGKQQLVAEALAVYSGRVEAFIETAVAGRRQPAGKVRALFAAFARRVEEGGFLRSCAGGTVSLDLDAELDGLRQVVDAMFAEWIALLARHIDLGDARRSASFAGLLLTAIEGAYVRARAEHSAQPFIEAGEWLARLAELPAPPRA from the coding sequence GTGGAAATCGATTTCGCCGGCGCGGCCGGCAGCCGCGAACGGATGATCGAGGCGGCGATCGCGCTGATGCGCGGCTCCGGCCTCAGCGGCGCCGGCATCAACGAGGTCGTGCGCGCGAGCGGCGCGCCGAAGGGCTCGGTCTACCACTTCTTCCCGCAGGGCAAGCAGCAGCTGGTCGCCGAGGCGCTCGCCGTCTATTCCGGTCGCGTCGAGGCCTTCATCGAAACCGCGGTCGCCGGCCGGCGCCAGCCGGCGGGCAAGGTGCGCGCGTTGTTCGCCGCCTTCGCGCGGCGCGTCGAGGAGGGCGGCTTCCTGCGCAGCTGCGCCGGCGGCACGGTCAGCCTCGACCTCGACGCCGAACTCGACGGCCTGCGCCAGGTGGTGGACGCGATGTTCGCCGAATGGATCGCGCTGCTCGCGCGCCACATCGACCTCGGCGACGCGCGCCGCAGCGCCTCGTTCGCCGGCCTGCTGCTGACCGCGATCGAGGGCGCCTACGTGCGCGCCCGCGCCGAGCATTCGGCGCAGCCCTTCATCGAAGCCGGCGAGTGGCTGGCGCGGCTGGCCGAGCTGCCGGCGCCGCCGCGCGCCTGA
- a CDS encoding NAD(P)-dependent oxidoreductase, which translates to MKTVAFAGLGAMGLPMARNLLARGYPVRGIDLSAQSLAALAAAGGTPAADAADGARGADMLILMVVNAAQAEQVLFADGALAALNAGGIVCLMATCPPGAVEKIAARVAAAGRRFVDAPVSGGVAGASAASLTIMAACERATFDAARPVFEAVGKRIFHVGERAGQGATVKTVNQLLCGVHIAVVAEAFALAAKVGVDLAVLLEIMGGSSASSWMLKDRGPRMLQAEPEVTSAVDIFVKDLGIVLEAGREAKCALPIAALAHQMFLAASGRGDGRADDSQVIRSYHALNGTR; encoded by the coding sequence ATGAAGACTGTTGCATTCGCCGGCCTCGGCGCGATGGGGCTGCCGATGGCGCGCAACCTGCTCGCCCGGGGCTACCCGGTGCGCGGCATCGACCTCAGTGCCCAGTCGCTGGCCGCGCTCGCCGCCGCCGGCGGCACGCCGGCCGCCGATGCCGCCGACGGCGCGCGCGGCGCCGACATGCTGATCCTGATGGTGGTCAACGCCGCGCAGGCCGAGCAGGTGCTGTTCGCCGACGGCGCGCTGGCGGCGCTGAACGCCGGCGGCATCGTCTGCCTGATGGCCACCTGCCCGCCCGGCGCGGTCGAGAAGATCGCCGCGCGGGTCGCGGCCGCCGGCCGCCGCTTCGTCGACGCCCCCGTCTCCGGCGGCGTCGCCGGCGCGAGCGCGGCCTCGCTGACGATCATGGCCGCCTGCGAGCGCGCCACCTTCGACGCGGCGCGGCCGGTGTTCGAGGCCGTCGGCAAGCGCATCTTCCACGTCGGCGAGCGCGCCGGCCAGGGGGCGACGGTGAAGACCGTCAACCAGCTGCTGTGCGGCGTGCATATCGCCGTCGTCGCCGAAGCCTTCGCGCTCGCCGCCAAGGTCGGCGTCGACCTCGCGGTGCTGCTCGAGATCATGGGCGGCTCGTCGGCGTCGAGCTGGATGCTCAAGGACCGCGGGCCGCGCATGCTGCAGGCCGAGCCCGAGGTGACCAGCGCCGTCGACATCTTCGTCAAGGATCTCGGCATCGTCCTCGAGGCCGGGCGCGAGGCGAAGTGCGCGCTGCCGATCGCCGCCCTCGCCCACCAGATGTTCCTCGCCGCCTCCGGCCGCGGCGACGGCCGCGCCGACGACAGCCAGGTCATCCGCAGCTACCACGCGCTGAACGGAACGCGCTGA
- a CDS encoding TRAP transporter large permease yields the protein MTLMMLLVFGALLILALPVGYALLISSGVAAVSVGGMPSVAAVVKVFQPTQSFPLLAIPFFMLSGNLMMGGTLGKRLIDFATALVGRFHGGLGQVTVVGSTVFGGVSGSAVAEASALGSMLIPWQKREGYPGAFAAAATASSSVIAGLIPPSIPLILFAAVSNESIASLFLAGILPGLLLCGGFMLTCYLSGRLRGFKRLAETITLRDVLRATVAAAPALAMPAFIVILLRAGIATPTEVSVIAVAYGLLVSALIYRDLTLRRFYDALVHTAVTTGVVMLVIAASNLVGYVLTVESVPTAVAEWTVKTLETPLLIILMLNVIMLVVGMFLDLPAAILLLGPTFVAIGNAIGLDLVQLGIMMAVNLSIGLFTPPVGTTLFIAAAISREKVGAIVRELWPFYLVAVTVLVLISFVPAFTLY from the coding sequence ATGACCCTGATGATGCTTCTCGTCTTCGGCGCGCTGCTGATACTGGCGCTGCCGGTCGGCTACGCGCTGCTGATCAGCTCCGGCGTCGCCGCAGTCAGCGTCGGCGGCATGCCCAGCGTCGCCGCCGTGGTCAAGGTCTTCCAGCCGACGCAGAGCTTCCCGCTGCTGGCGATCCCGTTCTTCATGCTCTCCGGCAACCTGATGATGGGCGGCACGCTCGGCAAGCGGCTGATCGACTTCGCGACCGCGCTGGTCGGCCGCTTCCACGGCGGCCTCGGGCAGGTGACCGTGGTCGGCTCGACGGTGTTCGGCGGCGTCTCCGGCTCGGCCGTGGCGGAAGCCTCGGCGCTCGGCTCGATGCTGATCCCGTGGCAGAAGCGCGAGGGCTATCCCGGCGCCTTCGCCGCGGCGGCGACCGCGTCGTCGTCGGTGATCGCCGGCCTGATCCCGCCGTCGATCCCGCTGATCCTGTTCGCCGCGGTATCGAACGAGTCGATCGCCTCGCTGTTCCTCGCCGGCATCCTGCCCGGGCTGCTGCTGTGCGGCGGCTTCATGCTCACCTGCTACCTGTCGGGACGGCTGCGCGGCTTCAAGCGGCTGGCCGAGACGATCACGCTGCGCGACGTGCTGCGGGCGACGGTCGCCGCGGCACCGGCGCTGGCGATGCCGGCCTTCATCGTGATCCTGCTGCGCGCCGGCATCGCCACGCCGACCGAGGTCAGCGTGATCGCCGTCGCCTACGGTCTCCTGGTCAGCGCGCTGATCTACCGCGACCTGACGCTGCGCCGCTTCTACGACGCGCTGGTGCACACCGCCGTCACCACCGGCGTGGTGATGCTGGTGATCGCCGCGTCGAACCTGGTCGGCTACGTGCTGACCGTCGAGTCGGTGCCGACCGCGGTCGCCGAATGGACGGTGAAGACGCTGGAAACGCCGCTGCTGATCATCCTGATGCTGAACGTGATCATGCTGGTGGTCGGCATGTTCCTCGACCTGCCGGCGGCGATCCTGCTGCTCGGCCCGACCTTCGTCGCCATCGGCAACGCGATCGGCCTCGACCTGGTCCAGCTCGGCATCATGATGGCGGTCAACCTCAGCATCGGCCTGTTCACGCCGCCGGTCGGGACGACGCTGTTCATCGCCGCCGCCATCTCGCGCGAGAAGGTCGGCGCCATCGTCCGCGAGCTGTGGCCCTTCTACCTGGTGGCGGTGACCGTGCTCGTGCTGATCTCCTTCGTTCCCGCCTTCACCCTCTACTGA
- a CDS encoding TRAP transporter small permease, giving the protein MSALCASPAEAREGLAATAVKWVDGAIVAASVALAITSLGAMFASLMAEVVVRYFTNQGLGWPTEMPNILFPWLVMSGIVLAAQRGQHIAVTALNALLGRRGNRVLLLGQQVLVAATFFYLAWIGLDVIEITGSEEFPVTGITARWAYLALIVGFVGLGLTALTTFVRLVLASDPLAVRSHHIEEDV; this is encoded by the coding sequence ATGAGCGCGCTCTGCGCATCGCCGGCGGAGGCCCGGGAGGGCCTCGCCGCCACCGCGGTGAAATGGGTCGACGGCGCGATCGTCGCCGCCAGCGTGGCGCTGGCGATCACCTCGCTCGGCGCGATGTTCGCGTCGCTGATGGCCGAGGTCGTCGTCCGCTACTTCACCAACCAGGGCCTGGGCTGGCCGACCGAGATGCCGAACATCCTGTTCCCCTGGCTGGTGATGAGCGGCATCGTGCTCGCCGCGCAGCGCGGCCAGCACATCGCCGTCACTGCGCTCAACGCGCTGCTCGGCCGCCGCGGCAACCGGGTGCTGCTGCTCGGCCAGCAGGTGCTGGTCGCGGCGACCTTCTTCTACCTCGCCTGGATCGGCCTCGACGTCATCGAGATCACCGGCAGCGAGGAGTTTCCGGTCACCGGCATCACCGCGCGCTGGGCCTACCTGGCGCTGATCGTCGGCTTCGTCGGCCTCGGCCTGACCGCGCTGACCACTTTCGTGCGCCTCGTGCTGGCGAGCGATCCGCTGGCCGTGCGCAGCCACCACATCGAGGAGGATGTATGA
- a CDS encoding TRAP transporter substrate-binding protein, which translates to MKKSFIAIAATLALTATSSWAQQVLRLSHNAAPGNPKAEASLKFAQLVAEKTNGRIKVEVGGNAQFGDDVESLTNLRLGTLAFSTNSQGTTSGVVPQFSVIGLPFLFRDLNHAYKVVDGPVGDKLNELAKAKGLVVLALWDNGIRHTSNNKRPIVKPEDLAGIKVRTPPDPITLDIFKALGANPGPLAFSELYIALQQGVFDGQENPLMNIYSSKLHEVQKYISLTGHKYETTPLLASKMIWDTIPKADQQAIKEAAIEAGKLNRQMSLAADAELRKKLADAGVKINEVNQAEFAAKTKPVYDKWSQQYPDLVKLIVAEAAKP; encoded by the coding sequence ATGAAAAAATCGTTCATCGCCATCGCCGCCACGCTCGCGCTGACGGCCACCTCCAGCTGGGCGCAGCAGGTGCTGCGCCTGTCGCACAACGCGGCCCCCGGCAATCCGAAGGCCGAGGCCTCGCTGAAGTTCGCGCAGCTGGTCGCGGAAAAGACCAACGGCCGGATCAAGGTCGAGGTCGGCGGCAACGCCCAGTTCGGCGACGACGTCGAGTCGCTGACCAACCTGCGCCTCGGCACGCTCGCCTTCAGCACCAACTCGCAGGGCACCACCTCCGGCGTCGTGCCGCAGTTCTCGGTGATCGGCCTGCCCTTCCTGTTCCGCGACCTGAACCACGCCTACAAGGTGGTCGACGGCCCGGTCGGCGACAAGCTCAACGAACTGGCCAAGGCCAAGGGCCTCGTGGTGCTCGCGCTGTGGGACAACGGCATCCGCCACACCAGCAACAACAAGCGGCCGATCGTGAAGCCCGAGGACCTGGCCGGGATCAAGGTGCGCACGCCGCCCGATCCGATCACCCTCGACATCTTCAAGGCGCTCGGCGCCAACCCCGGCCCGCTGGCCTTCTCCGAGCTGTACATCGCGCTGCAGCAGGGCGTCTTCGACGGCCAGGAGAACCCGCTGATGAACATCTACTCGTCGAAGCTGCACGAGGTGCAGAAATACATCTCGCTGACCGGCCACAAGTACGAGACGACGCCGCTGCTCGCCAGCAAAATGATCTGGGACACGATCCCGAAGGCCGACCAGCAGGCGATCAAGGAGGCGGCGATCGAGGCCGGCAAGCTCAACCGGCAGATGTCGCTGGCCGCCGACGCCGAGCTGCGCAAGAAGCTCGCCGACGCCGGCGTCAAGATCAACGAGGTCAACCAGGCCGAGTTCGCCGCGAAGACCAAGCCGGTCTACGACAAGTGGTCGCAGCAGTACCCGGACCTGGTCAAGCTGATCGTCGCCGAGGCGGCCAAGCCATGA
- a CDS encoding SDR family NAD(P)-dependent oxidoreductase, whose protein sequence is MSQSLLLDGKVAVISGAASPRGIGLATARLFAAHGATVVILDLDGQAAAAAAAGIGPAHRGYACNVADKDACLRVADRIVTEFGRIDVLINNAGITQPVKTLEIDPASWDRIVDVNLRGVLYLSQAVLPQMQKQRSGSIACMSSVSAQRGGGILGGPHYSAAKAGVLGLAKAMAREFGPDNIRINCVTPGLIDTDITSGKLDDAKKAEIAATIPLNRLGKADEIAGAYLFLASDLSSYITGAVIDVNGGMLIHG, encoded by the coding sequence ATGTCGCAATCACTTCTGCTCGACGGCAAGGTCGCCGTCATCTCCGGGGCCGCCTCGCCGCGCGGCATCGGCCTGGCGACCGCCCGCCTGTTCGCCGCGCACGGCGCCACGGTCGTCATCCTCGACCTCGACGGGCAGGCCGCCGCCGCGGCCGCCGCCGGGATCGGCCCGGCGCACCGCGGCTACGCCTGCAACGTCGCCGACAAGGACGCCTGCCTGCGCGTCGCCGACCGCATCGTCACCGAGTTCGGCCGCATCGACGTGCTGATCAACAACGCCGGCATCACGCAGCCGGTGAAGACCCTCGAGATCGACCCGGCGAGCTGGGACCGCATCGTCGACGTCAACCTGCGCGGCGTGCTCTACCTGTCGCAGGCGGTGCTGCCGCAGATGCAGAAGCAGCGCTCGGGATCGATCGCCTGCATGTCGTCGGTGTCGGCGCAGCGCGGCGGCGGCATCCTCGGCGGCCCGCACTACTCGGCGGCGAAGGCCGGCGTGCTCGGCCTGGCCAAGGCGATGGCGCGCGAGTTCGGCCCGGACAACATCCGCATCAACTGCGTGACGCCGGGGCTGATCGACACCGACATCACCAGCGGCAAGCTCGACGACGCGAAGAAGGCCGAGATCGCCGCGACGATCCCGCTCAACCGCCTCGGCAAGGCCGACGAGATCGCCGGCGCCTACCTCTTCCTGGCGTCCGACCTGTCGTCGTACATCACCGGCGCCGTCATCGACGTCAATGGCGGCATGCTGATCCACGGCTGA